One genomic region from Jilunia laotingensis encodes:
- the uvrA gene encoding excinuclease ABC subunit UvrA, producing the protein MKETEYINVYGARVHNLKDIDAEIPRNSLTVITGLSGSGKSSLAFDTIFAEGQRRYIETFSAYARNFLGNLERPDVDKITGLSPVISIEQKTTNKNPRSTVGTTTEIYDYLRLLYARAGIAYSYLSGEKMVKYTEEQILDLILKDYKGKKIYMLAPLVRSRKGHYKELFEQVRKKGYLYVRVDGEVREVTHGMKLDRYKNHDIEVVIDKLIVSDKDDKRLKQSVATAMRQGDGLLLILDANTESIRHYSKRLMCPVTGLSYREPAPHNFSFNSPQGACPKCKGLGVVSQIDVDKVIPDRNLSIHEGAVAPLGKFKNAMIFWQIAALLEKYEATLKTPVKDLPDDAIDEILYGSDDRIKIKSSLIGTSSDYFVTYEGVVKYIQMLQEKDASATAQKWAEQFARTTVCPECKGAKLNKEALHFRIHDKNIYELSSMDINELYDWLMNVDEFLSDKQKKIAVEILKEIRTRLKFLLDVGLDYLSLNRSSASLSGGESQRIRLATQIGSQLVNVLYILDEPSIGLHQRDNLRLIRSLKELRDMDNSVIVVEHDKDMMLAADYVIDMGPKAGRLGGEVVFAGTPQEMLQTNTLTSQYLNGQQKIEVPAKRRKGNGKSLWLRGAKGNNLKNVDVEFPLGKLICVTGVSGSGKSTLINETLQPILSQKFYRSLQDPLEYDSIEGLENIDKVVNVDQSPLGRTPRSNPATYTGVFSDIRSLFVGLPEAKIRGYKPGRFSFNVAGGRCEACSGNGYKTIEMNFLPDVYVPCEVCHGKRYNRETLEVRFKGKSIADVLDMTINRAVEFFENVPQILNKIKVIQDVGLGYIKLGQSSTTLSGGESQRVKLATELSKRDTGKTLYILDEPTTGLHFEDIRVLMNVLNKLVDKGNTVIVIEHNLDVIKMADYIIDMGPEGGKGGGELLSFGTPEEVAKSNKGYTPKFLREELVPQKVR; encoded by the coding sequence ATGAAGGAAACAGAATATATAAATGTATACGGTGCGCGTGTACATAATTTGAAAGATATCGATGCAGAGATTCCCCGTAACAGTCTCACGGTTATAACCGGATTGAGCGGAAGTGGGAAATCTTCTTTGGCTTTCGATACGATTTTTGCGGAGGGACAGAGGCGATATATAGAAACTTTTTCAGCCTATGCCCGAAATTTTCTGGGTAACTTGGAACGACCGGACGTAGATAAAATCACAGGCTTGAGCCCGGTTATCTCGATTGAACAAAAGACGACTAACAAAAATCCACGTTCCACCGTGGGTACTACAACGGAGATATATGATTATCTTCGTTTGCTTTATGCTCGTGCGGGAATTGCCTATTCTTATCTTTCCGGAGAAAAGATGGTGAAGTATACCGAAGAGCAAATACTGGATTTGATTCTGAAAGATTACAAAGGGAAAAAGATATACATGTTGGCACCTTTGGTTCGTTCACGTAAAGGACATTATAAAGAACTGTTCGAACAAGTACGGAAAAAAGGCTATCTTTATGTGCGTGTTGACGGTGAAGTGCGTGAAGTAACGCATGGCATGAAACTGGATCGTTATAAGAACCATGATATTGAAGTGGTCATCGATAAATTGATTGTGTCCGATAAGGATGATAAGCGGCTGAAGCAGAGTGTGGCTACGGCAATGCGTCAAGGTGACGGATTATTATTGATATTGGATGCGAACACAGAAAGCATCCGTCATTATAGCAAACGGTTGATGTGTCCGGTTACCGGATTATCTTACCGGGAACCGGCTCCCCATAATTTTTCTTTCAATTCTCCGCAAGGGGCGTGTCCCAAATGTAAGGGATTAGGTGTGGTAAGTCAGATCGACGTTGATAAAGTTATACCAGACCGTAACTTGTCTATCCATGAGGGGGCTGTTGCTCCATTGGGTAAATTTAAGAACGCAATGATTTTCTGGCAGATTGCGGCATTGCTTGAGAAATATGAAGCTACCCTGAAAACTCCGGTGAAGGATTTACCGGATGATGCTATTGACGAGATTTTATATGGATCGGATGACCGGATCAAGATAAAAAGTTCGCTGATCGGTACTTCTTCCGACTACTTTGTAACTTATGAGGGAGTAGTGAAGTATATTCAGATGCTTCAGGAGAAGGATGCTTCCGCTACTGCTCAAAAGTGGGCGGAGCAATTTGCCCGAACTACGGTTTGCCCGGAATGTAAGGGTGCAAAATTGAATAAAGAAGCACTTCATTTTCGTATTCATGATAAGAATATCTACGAACTCTCTAGCATGGATATCAATGAGCTTTACGATTGGTTGATGAATGTGGATGAGTTTCTATCTGATAAGCAAAAGAAAATAGCCGTAGAAATCCTGAAAGAGATTCGTACCCGGCTGAAATTCTTGCTGGATGTAGGTTTGGACTATCTTTCCCTGAATCGCAGTTCTGCAAGTTTGTCGGGTGGTGAAAGCCAACGTATTCGTTTAGCTACACAGATCGGATCGCAGTTGGTGAATGTGCTTTATATTTTGGATGAACCGAGTATAGGTCTGCATCAGCGTGATAATTTGCGTTTGATCCGTTCATTGAAAGAGTTACGCGACATGGATAACTCCGTTATTGTTGTGGAGCATGACAAAGATATGATGTTGGCTGCGGATTATGTGATCGATATGGGACCTAAAGCCGGACGTTTGGGAGGTGAAGTTGTATTTGCGGGTACTCCCCAAGAGATGTTGCAAACTAATACACTAACCTCACAATACCTGAACGGGCAACAAAAAATAGAAGTTCCTGCAAAACGTCGTAAAGGGAACGGAAAATCACTGTGGCTTCGCGGAGCGAAAGGGAACAACCTGAAAAATGTAGATGTGGAATTTCCTTTAGGAAAATTGATTTGCGTGACCGGAGTTTCTGGTAGTGGTAAATCTACATTGATCAACGAAACTCTGCAACCCATTCTTTCCCAGAAGTTCTATCGCTCGCTTCAGGACCCGTTAGAATATGATTCCATTGAAGGATTAGAGAACATTGATAAGGTGGTGAATGTGGACCAATCTCCTCTGGGGCGTACTCCTCGTTCCAATCCGGCTACGTATACGGGCGTTTTCTCGGATATCCGTAGTTTGTTTGTCGGATTGCCTGAAGCAAAGATACGGGGGTATAAACCGGGGCGTTTTTCCTTCAATGTTGCTGGAGGCCGCTGTGAAGCTTGTTCCGGAAATGGGTATAAGACGATTGAGATGAACTTCCTGCCTGATGTTTATGTGCCCTGTGAAGTATGTCATGGGAAACGATACAATCGTGAAACTCTTGAAGTGCGTTTTAAAGGGAAATCAATTGCTGATGTGTTGGATATGACTATCAACAGAGCTGTGGAGTTCTTTGAAAATGTGCCTCAAATCTTGAATAAGATAAAAGTTATTCAGGATGTCGGATTAGGTTATATCAAGCTGGGGCAATCTTCAACGACGCTTTCCGGTGGAGAAAGCCAGCGGGTAAAGTTGGCTACCGAATTATCAAAACGGGATACCGGTAAGACTTTGTATATTTTGGATGAACCTACGACCGGTCTGCATTTTGAAGATATCCGTGTTTTGATGAATGTTCTCAATAAACTGGTAGACAAGGGTAATACGGTGATAGTGATAGAACATAATCTGGATGTTATTAAAATGGCCGATTATATTATTGATATGGGGCCTGAAGGAGGTAAAGGTGGTGGAGAACTCCTTAGTTTCGGTACGCCTGAAGAAGTTGCGAAGAGTAATAAAGGATATACACCGAAATTCCTTCGTGAAGAATTAGTCCCCCAAAAAGTGAGATAA
- the ybaK gene encoding Cys-tRNA(Pro) deacylase: protein MKINKTNAARLLDKAKVKYELIPYEVDESDLSAVHVADSLGENIDQVFKTLVLHGDKTGYFVCVIPGEHEVDLKLAAKVSGNKKCDLIPMKELLPTTGYIRGACSPIGMKKQFPTYIHKTCLDFPMIYVSAGQRGLQIKIAPNDLIKEVRAEVSVLFVE from the coding sequence ATGAAAATAAATAAAACGAATGCGGCACGACTGCTCGATAAGGCAAAAGTAAAATATGAACTTATACCATACGAGGTTGATGAAAGCGATTTGAGTGCTGTACACGTAGCAGACAGTTTGGGTGAAAATATCGATCAGGTATTTAAAACACTTGTTTTACACGGTGACAAAACAGGATATTTTGTTTGTGTCATTCCAGGAGAACATGAAGTAGATCTAAAGCTTGCGGCAAAAGTTTCCGGTAATAAAAAATGTGATTTGATTCCTATGAAAGAGCTTCTTCCGACCACAGGTTATATCCGGGGAGCTTGCTCTCCAATAGGCATGAAAAAACAATTCCCGACATATATTCATAAGACATGTCTTGACTTTCCAATGATTTATGTAAGTGCCGGACAGCGCGGATTACAGATAAAAATAGCCCCGAATGATTTAATTAAAGAAGTACGGGCTGAAGTTTCCGTCTTATTTGTTGAATAA